The Alosa alosa isolate M-15738 ecotype Scorff River chromosome 8, AALO_Geno_1.1, whole genome shotgun sequence genome contains the following window.
ACCTTTAAAGGAAAGTGTCCTTTGCACTTGCATTGTAAGACAATTGGGTGGTAATGCAAATGACTGTCTTGCTTAAAACTGCCCCAATTAATGTAATTATGCTCTCAAACAACTGTTTGAACCTGTTCGCTTCTggaaatagaccctaggttgtttttgctCCGGAACTTTCCTTTAAGGAGTCGAACAGGTGTAAGAATGAAAGCTGAGCGTGACGTCTGGTTGAGTAAGGAGTCTAGAGTGGGTAATGGGATTAGACATGCTGTGATCCCTCCGCCAGTCAATTAACCACTACTGGGCACTGAGCTCCAAATAAGGCCGCCAGTTTTCATGCAGTGGCCAGAAAGGAAATCTGAACTGAGATCAGTGTTGGCTAGGCTGATGGCACAcgaatattgaactgaatccATTCATTGACGTTCAAAAATCATATCGCAAATTGCAATTGCTGTCAGAAAAACCGTGATTAGTTATTTTCCCCAAATCATCACCTCCCAGAATAAGTCAGTAAGACGTGGATTCTGTTACATCTTCCAGTCTTTCACCCATTGACtcctccctttctgtctctagCTGCTGGAGCTGTTTGACAGTGAGGACCCTCGGGAGAGGGACTGTCTGAAGACTGTGCTGCACAGAATCTACGGCAAGTTCCTGGGCCTGCGTGCCTTCATCCGCAAACAGATCAACAACATTTTCTTATGGTGAGTGTGAGCcttagctctctctttctttctttctttctttctttctttctttctttctttctctctctctctcgcaccaGTCATGTGTTTCGAAGTGAATAGCAGTGGTGCATGCTCTTGTCTGGTCTGTCACTGATTagttatgttctctctctctctctctctctctctctccctctccccccatgTCCCCATTTCTTTCTtgccttctttctcttcctatGTGTCTCTTACTTTCTACCTTGTTTGCCTTCTCTGCTTTTTATTGCCTTTCAATCTGTCTTGTATCTCCCCCGTCTTGTTTTATGTGCAGTTTTGTCTACGAGACGGAGCACTTCAACGGTGTGGCCGAGTTGCTGGAGATCCTGGGCAGGTGAGCGGTCACATCCTCTGCCCTCCACTCTCTGCTCTGTGTCCTCGTCCGTCTCCTGCCTTCCTGTTGTTTGTATTTACCAGCCCCCTTCCAATAGGCTCTCGGTCCTCCCCATGCACCAGTACAGCACCTTCCCACCTGTCTAAACAGACCCATCAGTAAGGCGGAGGAGAGCAGCCGGACCCTGATCTCTGGCAGGCTTCGCTTCGCTCGATCGCTCCGAGTCGTGCCTCGGGTCTTGGTGCTGTGCCAGACTGCGGAGAGGGAGTCTGCACTGGTCCCAGGACAGTCTAGACCTCGGGTTAAAAACTCCAGTCTCTGACAGTTAGAGGGCCCCAGAGGACATGGAGCACAAGCGTGATAGTGCTgtccatagatattagaaagctagataccgcattgggctccagaacgtatGTAAatagcgccgccatcttggtgggggcgacaatcactggaggccagtGGAGAAACACGTGACTCAGAAACACGGGAGATCAGACAGGTGTTTCTGATTGCCGGCAAGTGTAtagccacctaatagaacttgAGCCCAATGTGGGATCTAACTTTCTAATATCTGTGGTGCTGTCAGCAGGTTTACATTTGgttttggttgtttgtttgtttttttaggtAGACAATTTTCAGGTTATTCTGTGTATATGTAGTGCTTTTATACTGCTTCTTATGTATTCAGTTCAGCACTGCAGTTCAGTGTTATGTGTTTCTGCGGGTCAGGTATTTAAAAGATTGTCTCTCATGACACTGTCAACGGTTCAGCTACGCTACATTAGGGGAGTGTATGAAGTCGTTCCGTGAACACAGCAGAGAACAATCCACCGGCTGTAATCTGCTTACGATCAGAGAATCGGCTAAATGAGTAGACGCGGATGTCATCTAAATAAatgcttttttaaaaacactCCGCCCTCTTTcaactcctcttcctcctctttcaactcctcttcctcctctttcaactcctcttcctcctctttccactcctcttcctcctcttcagtATCATCAATGGCTTTGCCCTTCCACTGAAAGCCGAACACAAGCAGTTCCTGGTCAAAGTCCTGCTGCCACTGCACACTGTCAAGAGCCTGTCACTCTTCCACGCACAGGTATGTAAGCTACTCGGATTGGGATAGACTGGTTTACACTTTATATGTCCCATACCCACAGCAATATCTAATGGCGTAGAATTGCCCATTACTGATATTTGGCTGATGGGTTGGGCCAGTATTCAGGGATTGCATTTGGCTATTGCAAAAACAATGGACAGGGTtttagaaagtctattccagacatggaaagtcagggaatttgatCAATCTTggagcaaagtcatggaatatcagggaattttgttgtagcagtttaaaatttacttgccgaaatacattaatacagatatattgccacgcagaattggtgtatatctggttattagctttactgcttgtttgagtagttgtggttagcccaactttgtttattcaatgcctatttattcatctcccactcTAAAAAAGTCACAGATTCTTGAACGCCCTGCGGCTGCTCTGAGATCTTCGATCGGTACtgtatattgtaccattcattagGGGAGggggtagccgtggcctactggttagcgcttcggacttgtaactggagagtcgccggttcgagccccgaccagtaggcacggctgacgtgcccttgagcaaggcacctaacccctcactgctccccgagcaccactgttgttgcaggcagctcactgcgccgggattagtgtgtgcttcacctcactgtgtgttcactgtgtgctgagtgtgtttcactaattcactgattgggataaatgtagagaccaaattatcaaaagagtatatatacttatacttatacattatATAGTAGGTAATGGAATTTCAGTATTTTTTTGTCAcagaaaagtcatggaatttgaCATTTGACTTAGTGGGAACCCTGAATGGATAAAGGTAGTTATGGGGGGTCCATGAAATCAATGTCCTAAGGGGATGTGCCTATGAGTGCTGTTTAAATATACTTGTTTCTCATTTCTCGGTCTTATCTCTGTCAGTAAAAACAATGCATCTTTGTCCAGGCAAGCCACTGCTAGTGAGCATTGTTATTTGTTCATTTgcttatctgtctctctcctacAGCTGGCCTATTGTATTGTACAATTCTTAGAAAAGGACCCAACGTTAACAGAGCCAGTAAGCAATCTGCcttatcagacacacacacacacacacacacacacacacacacacacacacacacacatacacacacatacacacttaactTTCCCCTCACTGTGTTAGCCCACTTCATTAATCTTTgtcatgtctttcttttttctcaggTAATCAGAGGCTTGCTGAAATTCTGGCCCAAAACGTGCAGTCAGAAAGAGGTTAGTAAACCAGTCTCAGTCTCTGGTCAGTCTCTGGCTTTGTGCAATGGGTTAATCTTATGTTCAGACTGTTCAAATAGAGCTTTGCTGTTGCATAATATCTGCTGCCTAATGCAAACACTGTGCTAGTTTGCATAGTACTTTGACTAATGATACTCATTTATGATATTGTGTTGTCATTGATGGCCTTCATATGGCTGTCATATAGCTCATTAcactggggtgtgtgtttgtgtgtctggtctTCCTTATTTGTGTGTCTCCTGGTCCTTACGAATGTGTTTGGTGTGTTCTTCCTGCAGGTGATGTTTCTGGGCGAGTTGGAGGAGATTCTGGACGTGATCGAACCCACCCAGTTTGTCAAGATCCAGGAGCCACTCTTTAAGCAGATCTCCAGATGTGTGTCCAGCCCCCACTTCCAGGTCTGGACCTCTGTTTGACCGAACCCCTGCCCCCCTTTAACTCTCTAATGCCAAGCAGACACTGTGATTTTGACTAGATTTTAGCCCCGAATAAAGTCGGATCCGACAAATGGGCCAGAAGATCGTTGAAAAATGGATATAACACCAAAGTTTCAGAAAATTTCTGATAACTTCAGGAGCTAAAATGGTCCATGCCTTAAGTCCTTCACCTGCTCACAAACTGCAGTGTGGCTCAAATCGTGTTGTTAAACATTGTGTTGTATGAGTAAAGAGCTGTGCCTCTGACTGTCcttgtccctctgtgtgtgtcaggtggcaGAGCGTGCACTCTACTACTGGAACAACGAGTACATCATGAGTCTGATCGAGGAGAACTCCAACGTCATCCTGCCCATCATGTTCGCTAGTCTCTACCGCATCTCCAAAGAGCACTGGAACCCGTGAGTACTATcactcttggtgtgtgtgtgtgtaggggtgtcacgatttagATTTTAAATCGATCAAAATTACATTTCAATCTCAAACTTTCAACTCAAAGGTAGAATTTAAAAGGTATTACTCAAAGGTAGACTTTAAAATCCAACATTAAATCGAAtggaggatttggagaatcgtgacatccctatgtgtgtgtgtgtgtgtgacggaaaGTTCAATTTATGGGACCGATGACTGTCTGAGCTACCTGTCCAGAAACCTGTAAGACCGAGATCAGAATCATATTGTTTAATTTCATtgattgaaaaacaaaaaacagttttatgtgtgtttgtgcttaacTATGGTGTGCATGTAAgcacctccactcctctccctccagGGCAATCTCTGCTTTAATCTACAACGTGCTCAAGGCCTTCATGGAGATGAACAGCACTTTGTTTGATGAGCTTGCCGCTACCTACAAAGCAGATCGCCAAAGGTGAGCAGCCTGCTGCATGAGCTTCGGGTGCTGGGTTTGGAACAGTGGTCATCTTGCAACTTTGCAGCTAACCTTGTTCACAATGGTCTAAACCCAGCTCATGTTCCCTATTAGTGGGTGAACAATCTAACACTTGGTAAATTCTGCTTCACAATGATAGGAGAGCCAAcatttattatgtttttattgaTTTTACTTGATTGATTGAGAAACGTTTTTTCTGTTCTGAGACTCACAACAAGTGTACCCATTTGGATGCGATGTATTAAAGGAACACAATGCAATATtttcacctttacgaagccaatttgatggtaaacaaacttgtaataggcgaatcgttcacctagcatagctatacagcatagacataGCAAGTCGCTACCGataaaaccagccatgcaacttcaagaacggcGGCCTAACAAATCTTGCGAGAATcttgaaacattaccttgtcagtaggcatagctctttggagatacactgctgttcaaaagtttggtgtcacttagaaatgtccattccactccattataaaCAGAATACCATCTgaaatcagttgcattgtttttttaatcagggcagcagttttcagattacattatgtgcttacataattgcagggttctccaatgttttctcagttagccttttaaaatgatatcagattagttaACAGAGTGTgcttttggaacattggatatGAATGGTTGCTGAAAATGGGCATCTGTATACTTgcgtagatattgcattaaagatttctttctacaacagtcatttacaacattaatgaagaaaacaaggacatttctaagtgactccaaacttttgaacggtagtctagtttttgcctgttgttaatccttctcttccacaacaaaaacattttcattatgtacaggggggataagtcacaagaagtttgctatttacaacatcagagtaaaatataaatatatcactACTCTAGATGTATCTAGAGGCTCTACAGTCATTAAAAATACCTAAACGTGCATAGTGTTACCTTTTAATTGTCATTAGAGTGTTTGTTTATCTGTCAGTAGATGTAACTAGGAAGTCCCATCAGCATGTTAGCAGTTTGCCATAGATGAGTCACTTCCTCTGCTTCTTCTGCACTTGCTCCACCCTGAGTGCTGTGACCTTGTGACCTCAATgatctccctctttcctctctttttcaaTACTCTTCGGTtggtccctccctccctttcggatcctttctctatctccctccccctatctctcttatctcccttcctcctttaatatttctctctctccttcccctcttctcttcttatccctctctctgtccgtccttctctgctcctctcagggagaagaagaaggagaaggatcGCGAGGAGCTATGGCGAcagctggaggagctggagcTGCGGAGGGCCATCCAGAACAGCGacgcctcctcctccacctccaccgccGCTGCCGCCCCAGTCATCCCCACCTAACACCGCAGCGGCAGCGGTGCCCTGCCCTCAGCcttcctccaccctcctctccctcaccttCAGCTCCTCCGCCTCCCAACCAACAGGGAGacgatggagggatggatggaaggggagagagcgagagagagagcgagagagagggggggagggagggaggaaggaaggaaggaaggaaggaaggaaggaaggaagagagcgAAAGAAACGTCTCACCTCATACCTTGCTCCTTACTTTACTGTAGAGTTCCACTGCACTCAcatcaacccccccacacaccccctttTTGATTTTGTGTCTCAATAGCACTGTAAATATTTTTATCCTCTTGTTTTATCCTCCTGATTACAATTACACTGAAAGGAAAATGAAAATTaccaaaaaaaagaaggaaccacattgaaaaaaaaaatacaacttaACAAGCTAAAGAATTGTGTATACCTGTGGGGAGAAGAGACTTGAAATGCACTCCATTTggggtattttgtttttgtttttattttggagTCTAGTAAAAAGCGAGTGATGAAATGAATGATTTTACTTGTAAGAAGATAATCAGCCTCGATGGATCGATGTCGGGGATGGCCTCTtactgtcctcctcctccggaGGTCCAGTCTTATCTTTTGTTTTGTCCctctttttgtttgtcttttgttgaATTATTTGCAAAGAAAGGGACCGTAGAAACCTCCTCCTCTTTCAAAGCCAGCAGCTACAAAGAGGAATCTGATGCCTCGCTCACCAATTCTCCAAAATGGCCTCTTggcaaaggttttttttttttttttttttgtctcgtttgtttgttttccgtCTATTTCAACAGTAAACACAGACCTCTGTCCCTCCTGGGCTGGGCAACGATAAACAGTTGAACAAATCAAAGAAAGTGACGGAAGATGACCGAAGTCGTCCCATCGGTTGCTTTGCTTCCTTCACTCGACCAACGGCTCCGCTCCCTTCTGCGTCAGCAGACTTTTGTAAAGAACCAGCATTTTTCTTCCGAAGACCTCCAGACCAACAGCACTTctcacctcacctctcctcaACTCCACCCCACTTCGAGTCCTCAACCGTATCCACATCCATGGTTGGTGCTAGTCAGGCACTGGCATCTTCCCGGCCAACTTCGAAATAAGGTgtctccaccccccccacccccccaaaccAATCGCACCCAGGTTTCCTCCCTCATCCCTTGAAGGAGttttatttttctatatatgttggagaaaagaaaaaaacaataacagctAGGCAGTGACCTGGTTTGTGTTCTAACATGTTAATCCTTATCCCTCTTGTGGGAGATCCCTGACAACTCCATAgatatgtggatgtgtgtgtgtgtgtgtaatcaccCTTTACACATTTGAGAGCTGTCCCTGCAGCCCCCTCCAACCAGACAGGGGGGGCCCTGTGGTTGACATGGACTCTTAACGAATCTGGGCGGTGCATAGTGTGTTATTCGCAATTCCTTTCAATAGTGTTTTCTAAGATGGACTTTTCAAAAGCTTAGAGGTCGGGGAGGGAGTCCTTTCTAGAGGCTAGGTCTACATTTGAATTGTCTCAAGGGGGCTTGGCTCTTGCCTGACTAGTGAGTTGACCAGTTCCTTGACTGGTCTGTTTGTTGTCCCTTCATGAAACCCTCCAGGGTGATGGACAGAAGAAAAGCCAGCATAGTAGGGGGACCACCAGGACTTGGGTTTGGAGATGGTTGCATCATACCGCAGAAGTCCGTAAACCAGATGTAAAATGATAATTAAATACGGGGAGCCAGTGTTTTGCAAGGAAGAGTGTATGAGAGCACTTAACATTGAATGGTATCCAGCATATTttgagagatttttttttttttgtctttcctgAGGGATGTGGTGtttcaaggaaaaaaaaacgaaaacaaacaagttttattttatttttgtgttttattttattttttttgtaacagagagtgtgtgtgtgtgtgcgtgtgtgcgcccTTACTTCAGCTCAGTTTTCAGTCTTACTCCTTTGTTTCTGTATCCCAACCAACCCGacccctcctcttttctcccacATTTCGCTGTTTTGTGACGGCCCTGGTTTGATATGATTTAAAtatgacaaaaataataatgaaattaaGATTTTAAAGGGTTGGAAGTgcaaaagcaaaagaaaaaaaatattttaaaaagtcaagaaataagaaataaaaCTTGTTTTGCGATAAATGGTGTCTGGGAAGTTGTGATATGTTGGCTTATGGTCCATTTGTACCCCCATCTTGTtaacagtttatgtttatggtacttagcagacacttttgtgaGGAATCGGAATCATAGAAGAAGTCTTGACTGTGACTTTTTAGTGTTGATGGAAGACCAACATGGCAGACGCTCATAGGAGGGCTGCAGTGGATGAGGGGGCACGTAGAGCTGGATCATGGAATTTATGAATGATTGACCCCCCTCACCCTCAGTCTTAAGAGAAACTATCTGGTGCACACCAGCAGCCAAAACATTGGACTTACAATTTCTGGTGTGCACACGAAGGATCTGGTGCGCATTGGAAacttgggtaaaaaaaaaaaaggggccccatataatttaatttaatttcttttAAAGTGTAAGTTCAGTGTAAATTGACCCATAGCCTTGTTGTAAAACTTTACCACATGCAGCCCATCGGAAAAAGAATGAGACAATTTGGGACAACGTAGGCCAAGTTCTGGAccggcagcttaaagcagacccattacacatgtctcatggcgctttacaaaACATTTTTATAATCTCTTCAAAACTGACCTGGTGTTCCCAGCAAATACAGCTATTCTCCAACAGATCATATAGCTTGTCTCATCCTCACTGCTAAACTGGCAAATAACTAGCATGGTACAATTGACAACATTTTTCTAAATAGCCTCAGTCACAGTCACGTTGCCTTTATCCTACATAGTATTTAGAAGATCAGACTTTATTTGGTCAAACACTATACCATGTATATCTTGTGCAGGCCATGGTTCTTTCAAAACTGGACTGTGGAAATGCATTAGCAGGCCTTTCTGCTTGTGTAGTGAGACCATTACAAATGTTTCAGACTGCAGTGGCACATCTGGTCTTTAATCAGCCAAAGAAGACATGTATCTCCTTTGTTAGTGACTGGCTTCCTGGAGCAGCCAGAGTTCAATTCAAATCACTCACTCTGGCCTATAGTACACTTACTGCATTTGCACACCTCAGTTTCTTAATTTCTGGGatattctgagagagagagagagacatattgTGTGTAAGAGATGTATGTAGACAGTTTGTCTTGATGCActgtcaggaaaaaaaaccctGGATGTTCTGTTTCAGACATGCTTGGTCCACTTTTTAGCCACAGGGTGGCAGTAGAAACGCAAGAAACACACCTGCCGTTATTCTCACTGATCATTGTAAGCATCGTCACCGAAGAATTCTATCATGCTGATGCTGTATCACTGCATCATACTGGACCCTTCCCAAAGATGCCTCAGCATTACAAAGAATACTTGGTCATAGTTTACTTGAATAGTCCCTTTGAAGTATGTTGTGTGTATACAGGACAACAGGAGTACTGCAGTACTGGGAGAGAGTGAAGCTGTCGGTTAAAGTCGTGTTGAGGTGttttatgtattgtgtgtgtgtgtgtttgg
Protein-coding sequences here:
- the ppp2r5ea gene encoding protein phosphatase 2, regulatory subunit B', epsilon isoform X1, which encodes MKRAMSSTPAGPPSVDKVDGFTRKSVRRARQRRAQSSSQFRTQDKPIELTPLPLLKDVSAQEQPELFVKKLQQCCALFDFMDTLSDLKMKEYKRSTLNELVDYVTVSRGYLTEQTYPEVVKMVCYNIFRTLPPSDSNEFDPEEDEPTLEASWPHLQLVYEFFIRFLESQEFQPSVAKKHIDQKFVLQLLELFDSEDPRERDCLKTVLHRIYGKFLGLRAFIRKQINNIFLCFVYETEHFNGVAELLEILGSIINGFALPLKAEHKQFLVKVLLPLHTVKSLSLFHAQLAYCIVQFLEKDPTLTEPVIRGLLKFWPKTCSQKEVMFLGELEEILDVIEPTQFVKIQEPLFKQISRCVSSPHFQVAERALYYWNNEYIMSLIEENSNVILPIMFASLYRISKEHWNPAISALIYNVLKAFMEMNSTLFDELAATYKADRQREKKKEKDREELWRQLEELELRRAIQNSDASSSTSTAAAAPVIPT
- the ppp2r5ea gene encoding protein phosphatase 2, regulatory subunit B', epsilon isoform X2, which encodes MKRAMSSTPAGPPSVDKVDGFTRKSVRRARQRRAQSSSQFRTQDKPIELTPLPLLKDVSAQEQPELFVKKLQQCCALFDFMDTLSDLKMKEYKRSTLNELVDYVTVSRGYLTEQTYPEVVKMVCYNIFRTLPPSDSNEFDPEEDEPTLEASWPHLQLVYEFFIRFLESQEFQPSVAKKHIDQKFVLQLLELFDSEDPRERDCLKTVLHRIYGKFLGLRAFIRKQINNIFLCFVYETEHFNGVAELLEILGSIINGFALPLKAEHKQFLVKVLLPLHTVKSLSLFHAQAYCIVQFLEKDPTLTEPVIRGLLKFWPKTCSQKEVMFLGELEEILDVIEPTQFVKIQEPLFKQISRCVSSPHFQVAERALYYWNNEYIMSLIEENSNVILPIMFASLYRISKEHWNPAISALIYNVLKAFMEMNSTLFDELAATYKADRQREKKKEKDREELWRQLEELELRRAIQNSDASSSTSTAAAAPVIPT
- the ppp2r5ea gene encoding protein phosphatase 2, regulatory subunit B', epsilon isoform X3; the protein is MSSTPAGPPSVDKVDGFTRKSVRRARQRRAQSSSQFRTQDKPIELTPLPLLKDVSAQEQPELFVKKLQQCCALFDFMDTLSDLKMKEYKRSTLNELVDYVTVSRGYLTEQTYPEVVKMVCYNIFRTLPPSDSNEFDPEEDEPTLEASWPHLQLVYEFFIRFLESQEFQPSVAKKHIDQKFVLQLLELFDSEDPRERDCLKTVLHRIYGKFLGLRAFIRKQINNIFLCFVYETEHFNGVAELLEILGSIINGFALPLKAEHKQFLVKVLLPLHTVKSLSLFHAQLAYCIVQFLEKDPTLTEPVIRGLLKFWPKTCSQKEVMFLGELEEILDVIEPTQFVKIQEPLFKQISRCVSSPHFQVAERALYYWNNEYIMSLIEENSNVILPIMFASLYRISKEHWNPAISALIYNVLKAFMEMNSTLFDELAATYKADRQREKKKEKDREELWRQLEELELRRAIQNSDASSSTSTAAAAPVIPT